From a region of the Archocentrus centrarchus isolate MPI-CPG fArcCen1 chromosome 18, fArcCen1, whole genome shotgun sequence genome:
- the toporsb gene encoding serine/arginine repetitive matrix protein 2 isoform X1 produces the protein MPLKARSSARRRRKSPDEERSAEAAPSSAQVMAPTRMKLRVRRRDNAAAGAAGRGAPPEEEEEQRSRESGSRRKSASRSSAAAATTTSSSLSPPTSSASTSARPPMMAAEEASPDSKCPICLDRFNKLAYLDRCKHRFCFPCIQEWSHKKPECPLCKQPFTSIFHRNHAEDDFKEYSLRPAPASSSVASTVAMVAAMASAARNSHQMRLMLRRHRVPETGETTTRRRRRERGGRRAEERAGIWEWYLDSPTLPLPPLPHPPVVTEDSEDGEEQGIRGGAEMAERGVVFEGLTGLGGAVAPIAPNDRASRQLMSRLAARQRLQREGGTVRRLRERETVAFRRELYRCGIRVRGIGGIPENQWQWQRDVTAEGFRQNPAHLNRLRPWLRRELTVLYGSHTSLVDIVQRIIIARLARYGLENTPIIEEELRPFLLARTEHFMHELVSFARSPLSLDNYDLQAVYEPPDAAVELDGMSSSSEGSSVIAISEEEEERTRGGGSEERPEREGGAHDDIIQTASVLSLSGWDDETPGPSYSTAEPSSSFSPALPEAANQDGGERLEEEEECLIVGYKKPIAERTPELVQLSSDTEEEEEKKKKEEELPPPPSATPPLSYLSMIPPSTSGTYREEQDKGQKDGEVAGQHARARSWSGSSGRSRSSVCTLSPATPGDSERRRETGSWRDRKSAGEASREKRRKRKRERSTDRHRKSGTLFNPNRSIYPAMMRHRSPSPFDSSADSSSLPSPSPPDSSWEYPCAQVSPLTSSVSSPSHSSSSPRPPPPPRTPPTPSLSPSNRSGPHHGEKPGGKRKYKSRHLDNNVKDPTWRPSSSGGGRKEKRKERRRRRERERGRRRERHRRVSSGYGGESSRRSREDRSPSVEIIYEGTITSEGVQPSARKRRRKRHRKAQQSSSPVIITLDSDSSRDDPNNKNSGSISSSPLSSQQTVDFSDLPPLPLVHSAGVSSVLDAEIGDLPVDILDRGSGSDTEPAGQSKATVQGYSDHEVDVENVDDDVEGPVTVTKTPDPESQREAGTAGEGSQPMGEHDAAHVMTDLLHKRLPEASTSDSHLLASILSDLDRISAPKCEASLNIEARCSPDSRKRRYRDPCAVSQAHQQQGGWVADFPEEQQSDVRAQNQESTSIDSPPPLKQWKECRVGEEGRDAPPLLRQASPVRSYNRNTPPPLKHKDAGSPRHSPLFNSDLRSHHASSDPVLHSLNPTDSPSDSRLAAKLPNDSEAIPPISTLKRHLTSMLALSGDPASTSSISAKARALTTDFHPSGHRLPVGTSSSFGCETTPTAADYYSFNPSALHSSRESTMGISSSHSPVDLNPVTSSSNTDFHSAAGWSKETPAHPHSTSRGCVNKTTNSFWPPLVDLHPFSSVAGAPPAGSRVSSGVNSHDTLLPVSVTDPRTQKASSPSDSPSSSNLSLIGSTAAPSSMPSTMNLHPVDFHSSSAASGGRTDRDTTLAVSREERLPPELDCRGPNLQSSCLTDARLNHTAFSSSSAPPEHSISFHTSHKTSKLGTDSSLFHPNHVDPRSKHNLPPDSEPPPPKFSRRGFEHHTDNHITPESQRNSNSPTDAHPYERSAT, from the exons ATGCCGCTGAAAGCGCGGAGCTCGGCccggaggaggagaaagagtcCGGATGAGGAGCGATCCGCGGAGGCTGCTCCTTCCTCAGCTCAG GTGATGGCACCCACGCGAATGAAGTTGCGTGTGCGTCGCCGTGACAATGCAGCCGCAGGTGCTGCTGGACGTGGTGCTCCGccggaagaagaggaggagcagaggagtCGAGAGAGTGGCAGCAGGAGGAAGAGCGCCAGCAGATCTTCAGCTGCTGccgccaccaccacctcctcatcCTTGTCTCCACCTACATCTTCTGCCTCAACGTCGGCGCGGCCGCCTATGATGGCTGCAGAGGAGGCATCACCAGACTCCAAGTGCCCCATCTGCCTGGACCGCTTCAACAAGCTGGCATACCTGGATCGCTGCAAGCACCGCTTCTGCTTCCCATGTATTCAGGAGTGGTCTCACAAAAAGCCAGAGTGTCCGCTCTGCAAGCAGCCCTTCACCTCCATCTTTCACCGGAACCATGCCGAAGATGATTTCAAGGAGTACTCGCTGCGCCCGGCACCCGCCAGCAGCAGTGTGGCTTCCACTGTGGCAATGGTGGCGGCAATGGCATCAGCCGCCAGGAACAGCCACCAGATGAGGCTGATGCTGAGGAGGCACCGGGTGCCAGAGACTGGTGAGACAACCACGAGGAGGCGGCGAAGGGAAAGAGGAGGCAGAAGGGCGGAGGAGAGGGCGGGGATTTGGGAGTGGTACCTCGATTCTCCtactcttcctcttcctcctcttcctcatcctccagTCGTCACTGAGGATAGTGAGGATGGGGAGGAACAGGGGATAAGAGGTGGGGCTGAAATGGCAGAGCGGGGCGTGGTATTTGAAGGACTAACAGGCCTCGGAGGTGCGGTGGCACCCATTGCCCCTAATGACCGGGCATCACGTCAGCTGATGAGTCGCCTGGCGGCGAGGCAGCGGCTGCAGCGTGAAGGTGGAACCGTGCGGCGACTGAGGGAAAGAGAGACTGTGGCTTTTCGCCGCGAACTCTATCGCTGCGGAATTCGGGTTCGTGGCATTGGCGGAATACCCGAGAACCAATGGCAATGGCAGCGTGACGTCACAGCAGAGGGCTTCCGTCAGAACCCTGCCCACTTGAACAGGCTCCGCCCCTGGCTGCGGCGGGAGCTGACGGTGCTGTATGGCTCGCACACCTCACTGGTCGACATTGTTCAGCGCATCATCATTGCCAGGCTCGCCCGCTACGGTCTGGAGAACACACCCATCATAGAAGAAGAGCTGCGGCCATTCCTGCTGGCACGCACCGAGCACTTCATGCATGAGCTGGTCAGCTTCGCCCGCTCACCGCTCAGCCTGGACAACTACGACCTGCAGGCGGTGTATGAGCCGCCGGATGCTGCAGTGGAGCTGGATGGGATGAGCAGCTCGTCCGAGGGCAGCTCCGTCATCGCCAtctctgaggaggaggaggagaggacaaGAGGAGGAGGTTCAGAGGAGAGGCCGgagagggaggggggagctCATGATGACATCATCCAAACAGCAAGTGTTCTGAGTCTGTCGGGCTGGGATGACGAAACGCCAGGCCCCTCCTACTCGACTGCTGAGCCTTCATCTTCATTCAGCCCTGCCCTAccagaggcagccaatcaggatggAGGAGAAAGgctggaagaagaggaggagtgtCTCATAGTTGGGTACAAGAAGCCGATTGCCGAGCGGACGCCGGAGTTGGTCCAACTCTCCTCTGacactgaggaagaggaggagaagaagaaaaaagaggaggagcttCCTCCTCCCCCATCTGCCACACCTCCTCTTTCTTACCTATCCATGATCCCTCCCTCCACATCTGGTACCTATAGAGAGGAGCAGGACAAGGGGCAGAAAGATGGCGAAGTGGCAGGGCAGCATGCACGTGCACGCTCATGGTCGGGGAGTTCGGGTCGGAGCAGGAGCTCTGTGTGCACGCTCAGCCCAGCAACACCTGGAGACAGCGAGCGGCGGCGGGAGACAGGGAGCTGGAGAGACAGGAAGTCTGCTGGTGAAGCATcaagggagaagaggaggaagagaaagcgGGAGCGGAGCACCGACCGGCACAGGAAGAGCGGCACCCTGTTTAACCCAAACCGCTCCATTTATCCCGCCATGATGCGGCACCGCTCCCCATCGCCGTTCGACTCCAGCGCCGACTCCAGCTCCCTGCCGTCGCCCAGCCCGCCGGACTCCAGCTGGGAGTACCCCTGTGCCCAGGTGTCCCCTCTCACTTCCTCCGTCTCCTCTCCGTCCCACTCATCATCCTCACCGCGTCCTCCACCACCACCGCGCACGCCACCGACGCCCTCGCTGTCCCCCAGCAACCGCAGCGGCCCTCACCACGGGGAGAAACCAGGTGGGAAGAGGAAGTACAAGAGCCGCCACCTAGACAACAACGTCAAGGACCCCACATGGAGGCCGAGTAGCAGTGGCGGCGGTCGcaaggagaagaggaaagagaggagaaggaggagggagagagagagagggaggagaagagagaggcaCAGGAGGGTGAGCAGTGGCTACGGTGGAGAGAG cagCCGGAGGTCCAGAGAAGATCGCAGTCCCAGCGTGGAGATCATCTATGAGGGCACCATCACCTCTGAGGGGGTGCAGCCTTCAGCCCGTAAACGGCGCAGGAAACGTCATCGCAAGGCCCAGCAAAGCAG CTCTCCAGTCATCATCACCCTGGATAGCGACAGCAGCCGTGACGAccccaacaacaaaaacagcggcagcatcagcagcagtcCGCTCAGCAGCCAGCAGACCGTCGACTTCTCAGACCTTCCTCCTCTCCCGTTGGTGCATTCGGCCGGCGTGAGCAGTGTGTTGGACGCTGAAATCGGAGACCTTCCCGTCGACATTCTGGACCGAGGATCGGGGTCGGACACCGAGCCGGCGGGCCAGTCCAAAGCTACGGTCCAAGGCTACAGTGATCATGAGGTGGATGTGGAGAATGTGGACGATGACGTGGAAGGACCAGTCACAGTGACAAAGACACCTGACCCTGAAAGTCAAAGAGAGGCGGGGACTGCGGGTGAGGGTTCGCAGCCAATGGGAGAGCACGATGCTGCCCACGTAATGACGGATCTGCTTCACAAAAGACTTCCTGAAGCCTCAACCTCTGACAGCCACCTGTTGGCCTCCATCCTCAGTGACCTGGACAGGATCTCTGCACCTAAATGTGAAGCCTCTTTGAACATTGAGGCCAGGTGCTCGCCAGACTCCAGAAAAAGGCGTTACAGAGATCCGTGTGCCGTCAGTCAGGCTCATCAACAGCAGGGCGGCTGGGTGGCCGATTTCCCAGAGGAGCAGCAGTCTGACGTCAGAGCCCAGAATCAGGAATCTACCTCCATCGACTCGCCGCCTCCTCTCAAGCAATGGAAGGAGTGCAGGGTTGGCGAGGAGGGCAGGGACGCTCCTCCGCTCCTCAGACAGGCTAGCCCGGTTCGGTCGTACAACAGAAACACACCGCCACCGCTAAAACACAAAGATGCTGGGAGCCCACGCCACTCTCCCCTCTTTAATAGTGACCTTCGCTCACATCACGCCTCCTCTGACCCAGTTCTGCACAGTTTGAATCCCACTGACTCCCCCTCAGACTCCCGTTTGGCTGCTAAGCTGCCCAATGACAGCGAGGCCATCCCACCCATTTCTACACTGAAGAGACATTTGACGAGCATGTTGGCGCTCAGCGGAGATCCAGCATCCACGAGCAGCATTTCAGCTAAAGCCCGAGCACTAACCACTGACTTCCATCCCTCCGGTCACAGACTACCCGTCGGTACCTCCTCGTCTTTTGGCTGTGAAACGACTCCCACGGCTGCTGATTATTATTCCTTCAACCCATCAGCTTTACATTCCAGCAGAGAAAGCACGATGGGCATATCCTCCAGTCACTCACCTGTTGACTTAAATCCTGTGACTTCTTCATCTAACACTGATTTCCATTCAGCTGCTGGCTGGTCCAAAGAGACACCAGCTCATCCTCACTCTACCTCCAGAGGCTGCGTGAATAAGACTACAAACTCCTTCTGGCCACCACTTGTCGACCTCCATCCATTCAGCAGTGTTGCTGGAGCGCCCCCGGCAGGTAGTAGAGTGTCCTCAGGAGTCAACTCTCATGACACactacttcctgtttctgttacTGATCCCAGGACTCAAAAAGCCTCCTCACCCTCTGACTCCCCCTCTTCCAGTAATCTGTCTCTAATTGGCTCAACAGCAGCACCCAGCAGCATGCCGTCCACCATGAATCTGCATCCTGTTGACTTCCACTCTTCCAGTGCAGCCTCAGGAGGACGGACAGACAGGGACACGACGTTGGCGGTCAGTCGTGAGGAAAGGCTGCCCCCTGAGTTGGACTGTAGGGGTCCTAACTTACAATCTTCTTGTTTGACTGACGCACGCTTGAACCACACagccttctcctcctccagcgCTCCCCCCGAACACAGCATTAGCTTCCACACCTCACACAAAACATCCAAACTCGGCACTGACTCAAGTCTCTTCCACCCCAACCACGTTGACCCCCGCTCAAAGCATAACCTCCCCCCTGACTCTGAGCCTCCACCACCAAAATTCTCTCGGAGGGGCTTTGAGCACCACACAGACAATCACATCACACCTGAGAGCCAGCGCAACTCGAACTCCCCCACCGACGCCCATCCGTACGAACGCTCGGCCACATAG
- the toporsb gene encoding E3 ubiquitin-protein ligase Topors isoform X2 — translation MAPTRMKLRVRRRDNAAAGAAGRGAPPEEEEEQRSRESGSRRKSASRSSAAAATTTSSSLSPPTSSASTSARPPMMAAEEASPDSKCPICLDRFNKLAYLDRCKHRFCFPCIQEWSHKKPECPLCKQPFTSIFHRNHAEDDFKEYSLRPAPASSSVASTVAMVAAMASAARNSHQMRLMLRRHRVPETGETTTRRRRRERGGRRAEERAGIWEWYLDSPTLPLPPLPHPPVVTEDSEDGEEQGIRGGAEMAERGVVFEGLTGLGGAVAPIAPNDRASRQLMSRLAARQRLQREGGTVRRLRERETVAFRRELYRCGIRVRGIGGIPENQWQWQRDVTAEGFRQNPAHLNRLRPWLRRELTVLYGSHTSLVDIVQRIIIARLARYGLENTPIIEEELRPFLLARTEHFMHELVSFARSPLSLDNYDLQAVYEPPDAAVELDGMSSSSEGSSVIAISEEEEERTRGGGSEERPEREGGAHDDIIQTASVLSLSGWDDETPGPSYSTAEPSSSFSPALPEAANQDGGERLEEEEECLIVGYKKPIAERTPELVQLSSDTEEEEEKKKKEEELPPPPSATPPLSYLSMIPPSTSGTYREEQDKGQKDGEVAGQHARARSWSGSSGRSRSSVCTLSPATPGDSERRRETGSWRDRKSAGEASREKRRKRKRERSTDRHRKSGTLFNPNRSIYPAMMRHRSPSPFDSSADSSSLPSPSPPDSSWEYPCAQVSPLTSSVSSPSHSSSSPRPPPPPRTPPTPSLSPSNRSGPHHGEKPGGKRKYKSRHLDNNVKDPTWRPSSSGGGRKEKRKERRRRRERERGRRRERHRRVSSGYGGESSRRSREDRSPSVEIIYEGTITSEGVQPSARKRRRKRHRKAQQSSSPVIITLDSDSSRDDPNNKNSGSISSSPLSSQQTVDFSDLPPLPLVHSAGVSSVLDAEIGDLPVDILDRGSGSDTEPAGQSKATVQGYSDHEVDVENVDDDVEGPVTVTKTPDPESQREAGTAGEGSQPMGEHDAAHVMTDLLHKRLPEASTSDSHLLASILSDLDRISAPKCEASLNIEARCSPDSRKRRYRDPCAVSQAHQQQGGWVADFPEEQQSDVRAQNQESTSIDSPPPLKQWKECRVGEEGRDAPPLLRQASPVRSYNRNTPPPLKHKDAGSPRHSPLFNSDLRSHHASSDPVLHSLNPTDSPSDSRLAAKLPNDSEAIPPISTLKRHLTSMLALSGDPASTSSISAKARALTTDFHPSGHRLPVGTSSSFGCETTPTAADYYSFNPSALHSSRESTMGISSSHSPVDLNPVTSSSNTDFHSAAGWSKETPAHPHSTSRGCVNKTTNSFWPPLVDLHPFSSVAGAPPAGSRVSSGVNSHDTLLPVSVTDPRTQKASSPSDSPSSSNLSLIGSTAAPSSMPSTMNLHPVDFHSSSAASGGRTDRDTTLAVSREERLPPELDCRGPNLQSSCLTDARLNHTAFSSSSAPPEHSISFHTSHKTSKLGTDSSLFHPNHVDPRSKHNLPPDSEPPPPKFSRRGFEHHTDNHITPESQRNSNSPTDAHPYERSAT, via the exons ATGGCACCCACGCGAATGAAGTTGCGTGTGCGTCGCCGTGACAATGCAGCCGCAGGTGCTGCTGGACGTGGTGCTCCGccggaagaagaggaggagcagaggagtCGAGAGAGTGGCAGCAGGAGGAAGAGCGCCAGCAGATCTTCAGCTGCTGccgccaccaccacctcctcatcCTTGTCTCCACCTACATCTTCTGCCTCAACGTCGGCGCGGCCGCCTATGATGGCTGCAGAGGAGGCATCACCAGACTCCAAGTGCCCCATCTGCCTGGACCGCTTCAACAAGCTGGCATACCTGGATCGCTGCAAGCACCGCTTCTGCTTCCCATGTATTCAGGAGTGGTCTCACAAAAAGCCAGAGTGTCCGCTCTGCAAGCAGCCCTTCACCTCCATCTTTCACCGGAACCATGCCGAAGATGATTTCAAGGAGTACTCGCTGCGCCCGGCACCCGCCAGCAGCAGTGTGGCTTCCACTGTGGCAATGGTGGCGGCAATGGCATCAGCCGCCAGGAACAGCCACCAGATGAGGCTGATGCTGAGGAGGCACCGGGTGCCAGAGACTGGTGAGACAACCACGAGGAGGCGGCGAAGGGAAAGAGGAGGCAGAAGGGCGGAGGAGAGGGCGGGGATTTGGGAGTGGTACCTCGATTCTCCtactcttcctcttcctcctcttcctcatcctccagTCGTCACTGAGGATAGTGAGGATGGGGAGGAACAGGGGATAAGAGGTGGGGCTGAAATGGCAGAGCGGGGCGTGGTATTTGAAGGACTAACAGGCCTCGGAGGTGCGGTGGCACCCATTGCCCCTAATGACCGGGCATCACGTCAGCTGATGAGTCGCCTGGCGGCGAGGCAGCGGCTGCAGCGTGAAGGTGGAACCGTGCGGCGACTGAGGGAAAGAGAGACTGTGGCTTTTCGCCGCGAACTCTATCGCTGCGGAATTCGGGTTCGTGGCATTGGCGGAATACCCGAGAACCAATGGCAATGGCAGCGTGACGTCACAGCAGAGGGCTTCCGTCAGAACCCTGCCCACTTGAACAGGCTCCGCCCCTGGCTGCGGCGGGAGCTGACGGTGCTGTATGGCTCGCACACCTCACTGGTCGACATTGTTCAGCGCATCATCATTGCCAGGCTCGCCCGCTACGGTCTGGAGAACACACCCATCATAGAAGAAGAGCTGCGGCCATTCCTGCTGGCACGCACCGAGCACTTCATGCATGAGCTGGTCAGCTTCGCCCGCTCACCGCTCAGCCTGGACAACTACGACCTGCAGGCGGTGTATGAGCCGCCGGATGCTGCAGTGGAGCTGGATGGGATGAGCAGCTCGTCCGAGGGCAGCTCCGTCATCGCCAtctctgaggaggaggaggagaggacaaGAGGAGGAGGTTCAGAGGAGAGGCCGgagagggaggggggagctCATGATGACATCATCCAAACAGCAAGTGTTCTGAGTCTGTCGGGCTGGGATGACGAAACGCCAGGCCCCTCCTACTCGACTGCTGAGCCTTCATCTTCATTCAGCCCTGCCCTAccagaggcagccaatcaggatggAGGAGAAAGgctggaagaagaggaggagtgtCTCATAGTTGGGTACAAGAAGCCGATTGCCGAGCGGACGCCGGAGTTGGTCCAACTCTCCTCTGacactgaggaagaggaggagaagaagaaaaaagaggaggagcttCCTCCTCCCCCATCTGCCACACCTCCTCTTTCTTACCTATCCATGATCCCTCCCTCCACATCTGGTACCTATAGAGAGGAGCAGGACAAGGGGCAGAAAGATGGCGAAGTGGCAGGGCAGCATGCACGTGCACGCTCATGGTCGGGGAGTTCGGGTCGGAGCAGGAGCTCTGTGTGCACGCTCAGCCCAGCAACACCTGGAGACAGCGAGCGGCGGCGGGAGACAGGGAGCTGGAGAGACAGGAAGTCTGCTGGTGAAGCATcaagggagaagaggaggaagagaaagcgGGAGCGGAGCACCGACCGGCACAGGAAGAGCGGCACCCTGTTTAACCCAAACCGCTCCATTTATCCCGCCATGATGCGGCACCGCTCCCCATCGCCGTTCGACTCCAGCGCCGACTCCAGCTCCCTGCCGTCGCCCAGCCCGCCGGACTCCAGCTGGGAGTACCCCTGTGCCCAGGTGTCCCCTCTCACTTCCTCCGTCTCCTCTCCGTCCCACTCATCATCCTCACCGCGTCCTCCACCACCACCGCGCACGCCACCGACGCCCTCGCTGTCCCCCAGCAACCGCAGCGGCCCTCACCACGGGGAGAAACCAGGTGGGAAGAGGAAGTACAAGAGCCGCCACCTAGACAACAACGTCAAGGACCCCACATGGAGGCCGAGTAGCAGTGGCGGCGGTCGcaaggagaagaggaaagagaggagaaggaggagggagagagagagagggaggagaagagagaggcaCAGGAGGGTGAGCAGTGGCTACGGTGGAGAGAG cagCCGGAGGTCCAGAGAAGATCGCAGTCCCAGCGTGGAGATCATCTATGAGGGCACCATCACCTCTGAGGGGGTGCAGCCTTCAGCCCGTAAACGGCGCAGGAAACGTCATCGCAAGGCCCAGCAAAGCAG CTCTCCAGTCATCATCACCCTGGATAGCGACAGCAGCCGTGACGAccccaacaacaaaaacagcggcagcatcagcagcagtcCGCTCAGCAGCCAGCAGACCGTCGACTTCTCAGACCTTCCTCCTCTCCCGTTGGTGCATTCGGCCGGCGTGAGCAGTGTGTTGGACGCTGAAATCGGAGACCTTCCCGTCGACATTCTGGACCGAGGATCGGGGTCGGACACCGAGCCGGCGGGCCAGTCCAAAGCTACGGTCCAAGGCTACAGTGATCATGAGGTGGATGTGGAGAATGTGGACGATGACGTGGAAGGACCAGTCACAGTGACAAAGACACCTGACCCTGAAAGTCAAAGAGAGGCGGGGACTGCGGGTGAGGGTTCGCAGCCAATGGGAGAGCACGATGCTGCCCACGTAATGACGGATCTGCTTCACAAAAGACTTCCTGAAGCCTCAACCTCTGACAGCCACCTGTTGGCCTCCATCCTCAGTGACCTGGACAGGATCTCTGCACCTAAATGTGAAGCCTCTTTGAACATTGAGGCCAGGTGCTCGCCAGACTCCAGAAAAAGGCGTTACAGAGATCCGTGTGCCGTCAGTCAGGCTCATCAACAGCAGGGCGGCTGGGTGGCCGATTTCCCAGAGGAGCAGCAGTCTGACGTCAGAGCCCAGAATCAGGAATCTACCTCCATCGACTCGCCGCCTCCTCTCAAGCAATGGAAGGAGTGCAGGGTTGGCGAGGAGGGCAGGGACGCTCCTCCGCTCCTCAGACAGGCTAGCCCGGTTCGGTCGTACAACAGAAACACACCGCCACCGCTAAAACACAAAGATGCTGGGAGCCCACGCCACTCTCCCCTCTTTAATAGTGACCTTCGCTCACATCACGCCTCCTCTGACCCAGTTCTGCACAGTTTGAATCCCACTGACTCCCCCTCAGACTCCCGTTTGGCTGCTAAGCTGCCCAATGACAGCGAGGCCATCCCACCCATTTCTACACTGAAGAGACATTTGACGAGCATGTTGGCGCTCAGCGGAGATCCAGCATCCACGAGCAGCATTTCAGCTAAAGCCCGAGCACTAACCACTGACTTCCATCCCTCCGGTCACAGACTACCCGTCGGTACCTCCTCGTCTTTTGGCTGTGAAACGACTCCCACGGCTGCTGATTATTATTCCTTCAACCCATCAGCTTTACATTCCAGCAGAGAAAGCACGATGGGCATATCCTCCAGTCACTCACCTGTTGACTTAAATCCTGTGACTTCTTCATCTAACACTGATTTCCATTCAGCTGCTGGCTGGTCCAAAGAGACACCAGCTCATCCTCACTCTACCTCCAGAGGCTGCGTGAATAAGACTACAAACTCCTTCTGGCCACCACTTGTCGACCTCCATCCATTCAGCAGTGTTGCTGGAGCGCCCCCGGCAGGTAGTAGAGTGTCCTCAGGAGTCAACTCTCATGACACactacttcctgtttctgttacTGATCCCAGGACTCAAAAAGCCTCCTCACCCTCTGACTCCCCCTCTTCCAGTAATCTGTCTCTAATTGGCTCAACAGCAGCACCCAGCAGCATGCCGTCCACCATGAATCTGCATCCTGTTGACTTCCACTCTTCCAGTGCAGCCTCAGGAGGACGGACAGACAGGGACACGACGTTGGCGGTCAGTCGTGAGGAAAGGCTGCCCCCTGAGTTGGACTGTAGGGGTCCTAACTTACAATCTTCTTGTTTGACTGACGCACGCTTGAACCACACagccttctcctcctccagcgCTCCCCCCGAACACAGCATTAGCTTCCACACCTCACACAAAACATCCAAACTCGGCACTGACTCAAGTCTCTTCCACCCCAACCACGTTGACCCCCGCTCAAAGCATAACCTCCCCCCTGACTCTGAGCCTCCACCACCAAAATTCTCTCGGAGGGGCTTTGAGCACCACACAGACAATCACATCACACCTGAGAGCCAGCGCAACTCGAACTCCCCCACCGACGCCCATCCGTACGAACGCTCGGCCACATAG